The genomic DNA CAAGACCAAGCAGCCCTGGCCTCAGCCCCTGCAACCTAAAAGccccagagaaggaaggaagttgGGCCTTCTTAGGTACAGTCTTCCTTAGGCAGCTCATTGGGTGTCCACGACCGCGATACCCGCTTCCAGGCTCAGAGGAGAAACGAGCCCTTCATTCATCCCGCCCCTGTTCAGTTAACAGGCTTGCTGTGGGTTAGGGAGGCCGGGCCACAGGGGAGATGTggcctccaaggagggagacagaCGTGGAGAGACGGTGGCAGAGTCGTGGCAGGCTGGCCTCCGTGGATCCCGCGCGGTACCCCCGCCAGACACACCGCAGTCCCCGGCTGTGCCTGGCGGCCTCCTTACCCACAGGCCGAGGGTGCTACTGCGGGCGGCAGAGCGGGGCCTCACCGGCAGCCAGAGGGGAGAAGGTGACTCTCCTTTTGTCCCCTCCCCCAGAACATGGCTCTTTATGCTGATGTCAGTGGAAAACAGTTTCCTGTTACCCGGGGCCAGGACGTGGGCCGATACCAGGTAAGGGATGCCATGGTGGTCACTTGCGCGGGCGTGGCTTGAAGGCCGGGCCAGCAGGGCTGGGGTCCTTGAACTCGATGCGCTGGCTGTGGCGCCACGTGCACTGCCCACCCCCTGCCGAACACACCCCACCCAGGTGTCCTGGAGCCTAGACCACAAGAGCGCCCACGCAGGCACCTACGAGGTCAGATTCTTTGACGAGGAGTCCTACAGCCTCCTGAGGAAGGTGAGTGTCCCCGAAGGCCACCCAGGCCTGCAGTAGGGAGGGCACAGCCCActgccccagctgtctccacccTGCGGTCCCCTCTCTGACTTGGAGCAGGATGGCCAGCGGGCGACTTCCTGCTCACCCACCCAACCTGGCCCTGTGCCTTCCGTGTCACTCCTTCGCCCGCTTCTCTCCTTCCACGGCTCTGGCCGGTgttcctgcctctcccaccccacccagcatCGCCCCCTGACCCCAGCACCTCCCTCACAGGCGCAGAGGAATAACgaggacatttccatcatcccaccTCTGTTTACAGTCAGCGTGGACCATCGGGTGAGTGGCCGGCAGGGGCTGGCCCgacacaggggaaggaggaagcaggTGGCAAGCCTCGCCCTTtagggagagctgggggctgagCCAAGTTGACCGGTGTGTCTTCGCGCCCCAGAAGGAGGGTGGCTGGCGTGGCTGGCCTTCTCACCCGTCCCTGCCCCGAGAATGACTTTGGTCTCCTTTCTTGCAGGGCACCTGGAACGGGCCCTGGGTCTCCACCGAGGTACTGGCCGCCGCCATTGGCCTAGTGATCTACTACCTGGCCTTCAGTGCCAAGAGCCACATCCAGGCCTGAGGGtgatgccccccaccccccttgcttctttcaataaaCAGTTACCAGCTATCCCAAGCACTAGGGCTGTGTCGCACACACGGGCAGAGCTGGGTGACCGGCATCCCTCCGCCTGCCTAGACGGCACAGGCACTGAGTGGGGGCAGGTCTGGAGGTCCCCTTCCTCCTTGTGTACGTTGCTTTACTCTTGGCCGTTGTTAGCGCTCCCTTCTCAGCCCCCGTGAAGCCTTCGGGACCTAATAGCCAGTGCCCACCGTCTCCCAGCGTTGCCTGCGTGGTTCCAGGCGGGGCACGGGGCTGTCTCTCCCCTCCGCCGCCCATCTGCTGGCAAAGAGTGGCCTTGTTCTCCTGCCCTCGCCCAGCCTGCCTGGGCCCGCTTAGGGAAGGGCCCTCTGACCACCTGCCGTTTTGAGGGCAACTGCCCAGGGCAAGTGGCGAGGGGGGCTCCCCCGAAACCCAGCAGTCAGCGGCGTAGCCACAGCCCCTCCTGGCCGTCGGAAGGGCTCCCGTGTTTGGAACCCTGGGCACGAGCCACGCACTGAAGTACTTCCTGTGCTTTTCCTGGGGGACGCTGCGAGCGTCCCTGTGGAGCTTATGCGGTCGCAGCTAGTACTCCAGGTagctggcggggggcgggggggggtggtggcCCTTCCAAGCTCTCCGCTCCAGCGTGGTGCCTCCCAGGATGCTCTCACCTCGTGGTGTCAGGTGGGGCACGGAGAGAGGCACAGAGGGGACCCGGAGCCCCAAGCCTCCGAGGAGCCATCGTTGGCCCTTTCCCGTTCGGCTGTGTACCTCCCCTCCTAGCGAGCCCTCTCTCTGAGCGCCTGATGGTCTCGAGACAGCGGGCGGGCGTCCCTGTGCAGGCTCCGTGCTCCACGTCGACCCGCAGCCCTCCCGCCAGCCCGCTTTCCCTGCTACCGCCCACGGCTGGAGAGGTGGGGGCCCAGGGTTCAAAGGGGCTGCATGCACGTCCCGGGGGAGCCCTTTCCCAGCTGCACGGCTTCGCTCAGCTGTGACCTGGCTTCCTCCAGGATGTCGGTGAGGGGTCATTGGGATCAGCGTCCATCAGCTGTTACCAAAGACACACAGCTGTGTGAATAACAAGCCTCCAGCGAGGCTGCACCCAAAAAGGAGGCCCAAAGCCTACGTGAGTGGGCGGGGGTCTCCTCTGGGCTTTGTCCTCCACGGGAGTGTGGAGGGACCTCCTCCGGGCTAGGGGACGCCAGCTGTTCCCTGCCCCACAGCCTCGGTCCACGTGAAGCGGGTCAGCATGGGGTGACTGGCAGGAATAGGGAGGCTCCACGGAAGAGCCCCGTCCTCGCTCCCCAAACGGGCACGACAGGAACCACGGGGCCCCTGAGGGCCAGGCCAGGCGAGAGCTGCTGGCTGAGGCGCCTTCCGCGTTCCAGACAGGGCCGGCGGCGCTCAGGGGGCGCCTGCTGGCTGagctctgctcctcctccttgTAGGGGCAAAGTGGCAGCTGTTGGCCACGCAGCGGCTCTTTTtgatcccagctccaccactccaCCCAGTTAAGTCACTGGCCCAGTGCTGTCACTGGTCCAGTGCACCGGTTGCCAAGGGCTTCCAGATCTGGTGTCATATTTCCCAGAGCCAGTGAGAgccaagccccagcaccagcttTCACGTGGCCAGGGGACCCCAGGTTCCAGGCCTGTCCTGGCCCCCACCCCGGGAACCCTGGGCCTCTGGCACCCCACCCCGGAGCAAAAGTGAGGTACCTCTAGAGCCATCAAAGTGAGCCCCCAGCAGCCAGAGAGGGATGCTCAGGGAACAGGTGGCCTTAGTCTCCAACTCCAGCCAGTTTCCTGCGATGGGCTGGGTCCTCGGAACCCCATCCTTCACAGGGGCCTGTATGGagtgccccctccccaggaacGGGGCTGGTCACGAGTTGATGTTCCTAGCCCCCAGCTCCAGAGGCCTCTGAGGGGTAAGAGGAAGGTGGGGTCTCGTGTTTGCCCCTTTTCATCAACAAGCCCTTTCCTCCCTTGAAGCCACTGGTGTTCTGTGAGACATGCTGGGTCTTCCCTCCCAGCTGTTCAGACAGCATGGCACTCCGCTtctgggagcacaggctcaggtTTCTTGCTCGCACCAATCTCATCAAATTAGCAAAATTAACAAGAGGTCTACATTGCTCtttcaagagaatttttaaatgtatcctCACCCACTTAATGTGCTGGCAGCGTCCTGTGTCTTTTCAGGAGACTGAGCGCCTACTCAAGGGCTCACCGTGCAGACGATACCCCTGGAGTTGCTGTCTTTGGGGCCTTGGCCCCAGCCAGGACTTAGCAGTGTTCCTGGCACTGAGCAGATGCCCAGTGGTTTGCTGTGCTGAATGGAACCTCGGAGTTCCCGCAGCCACCTGGTACTCATCTGGTCAAAAGACACTTCTTTGCATCTTCTGAGGGCTGGGCACTGTGGGGTCCCCAAACAGGGAAGGAAGCTTGTGCCTTCCAGAAGCCTGTTGGCCCTTGCCCCCGCTAGGGCGCTCCCTGAGCTGCAGGGCCGGGAGAGGGTGGAACCACTACTCTAGGACTCTGACCAGAGCAGGGGTGTTGGCCTCACGCACGTGCCAGCTCCAGGCTCAGCCGCCAGTCCTGAGACAGGTCTCTGCCATCCTTCCTGCACCTGGGCACCACCCTTGTGGCCGTGGCAGACCTCTGAAATGACTCTGGTGGCTCTGTCCCTCCTCCCAGAGTGCTGGAGGCTGACTTGAGAACACCTTGCTGTTGCTCAGCTTTCCCCTGACCCGCCCGGCCCCACGCCAGCCCCCGGTGCTGGAGAATGAACACCAGGAGTCACCCTCGAAGGCAGCTTGCTTTATTCTCACGATGccggcagggggcgggggtgggcagcCTGTCAGCCTTCCATCTGAGGCTCTCTGAGCCGGAAGTGCCCCGAGGCCAGCTCTCACTAATGCACAGGTCCCTGAGGGCTGCCCGGCCCACACTGGCAAAGTGGGGCGCAGGGCATCTTCTCCCCAGTCAGCCCACCTGGCAGGGCCCGCCTGTCACTCAGCTCCAGGCCGCTCCCTAGCTCTGCGTGGGTCGTGTCACCAAGGTCTGCTGCTACTCATGGGACTTGGCTTCTGGACCTCTCACACCACTCAGGAGAGAAGCTGAGCTCCAGAAGGCGTCTGGCACAGCCCTGGGCTTGCTTCCTTCTTCTTGGACGGGCACTGACCCTTCAGTCCCCGCAGTCGCCGGGGAAGGAGGTGACCTCCAAGGTGAGCCTGGCAAGCCACATCGGAAGCTCCTGGTCCCCACACCTCAGAGCGGAGACCACCtgcaaagctgcttcccattcttgCCTtcattcccccacctcccctccccccatccccctcccttgcttccccccacccccctccttccCAGGTATCACTCGGGGATTCCACCTCTGTCAGGCTGCCTGAAGGAGCTGCCAGCCCTCAGAGCAGgtccacaaaacaaacaaaccaagaaaacaaCAATTGGcaagcacagaaaaggaaaagaaccaCAAAAATCAGGGTTGCCTTTGTCTACAAGTAATGGACATTCTCTTGTGCTTAGGACAGTCTTCTTTTCAGCTGACTTCCCTGTCCCCAAGTGCCCGCGCTGAGAGCGCTCTGCAGGGAAGTGCGTGTGTCTGCGTGCGTACATGTGTCTGGGCTcgtgtctcacacacacacacgcctacGGCTGAAGGGGGGACTGATAAGGGTCTGCCCCCAGGCCAGCTGTTGATGTGGTCGCTGTACTTGGGGAGAAGGAAGTCACCGATGGAGAGAAGCATCCCTCCTCCTTCAGGGGCTTCTGTCTGGTAACAGAGTCCCACGCGCACACGCAGACACATGCTAGATTCTACGGGAGAGCAGAAGACGGGGTCCCGGCAGGCTCAGTGGCCCTGGGCCAGGGCGGAGGACCCGTGCCCTGGAGCACAGCCGGGCTCAGACGGTGGTGACGGAGAGCAGAGGGTTGTAGACGCGCTTCCCGTCGGCCGAGCGCGTGCCGTGGGCCAGCATCTCCTGGATGGTGATCCAGTTGTCCAGGATCTTCTTGCTCCGCTTCTTCATGGTTTTGCGGTGGCTCAGCGCGATGATGTTGAGCTCAGCCCTGCTGTCGCCGCTCTGCTCCCTCAGGCACTCGAGGCGGCTCTGCAGCATGAACTCGCGCCGCCTCCGCTGCTCCCGGGCCCGGAGCAGGTGCTGCTTCCGCTCCTCCTTGCTCCAGTAGCGGCCCATCTTCATCTCGCTCACCGCGTCGTCATCGGTGGTCATGCCGCTGCGCTCCTCCCGGATCTTCAGGGCCCGGGCTTTCAGGAGGCGGTCCCGCACCGGCCGCTTGGCCACGTAGCGGGTCCCGTCGCTGCGCACCTTGACCTTCCACTCCATGCGGGGCGCTTCggtggccgccgccgccgccgccgccccacCCACCCGAGGGCCACTGGCCAAACTCAAGGCGCCGTGGCCCAACTCTTCCAGACCGCGCGGCGGGGCCAGCTGCACGCAGCTGTGGTAGCGCTCGCCCTCCTGGCCCTGGCCGCGGTGGCGCCGCGACAGGTAAGGGCTGCCTTCGGGGCCCACGCGCTCCAGGGTCACCCCCGTCTTGGGGCCGCGGCGGACCCGCTCCTCCGAGCGCTGTCTCCGGCCCACCTCGGGATCCCGGGAGAGGGATCGGAACTTGGCGGGACTCCCCTGCGGAGGGGCAGCCTTGGGGTGGGCGGCAACAGGGTGTCCGGAGGGGGTCCGGTTCAGGTTGGAGTTGCCCCCGGCGGTCGCCCGCCTCAGGGGGCTCTCGGGCAGCGGCTCCGCCAGCAGCGGGGTGCTGCGGCAGCTCTCACCCGTGTTGTAGGCGCTGGTGCTGTCCTTGTCCGACTTCTCAGGCAGCTCGGAGATGTCAGACAGCTCGTGCTTCTTGGGCTCGCCGGCCCCCAGGTCGTAGAGGCTCTCCTCCTCCAGCAGCCAGGCCTTCATGCAGCGCTCACGCAGCTGTTGCATCTTCTGCGCCCGCAGGATGTTGCGGCACTTGAACTCCAGGTGCCGCAGCTCCTCCTCCAGCACAGCCATCTCGTGGCCCACGCTCTCGTTGCGGTTGACATCCAGGGCGCCGTTGCCGCCGGCAGCCCGGGGAAAGAGGAGGCCCAGGGGGTTGCCATTCTCCAGGTGGCACTTGATCTCCAGCAGCTCGCGGTAGCGCTCGTACTCCTCATCCGTGAGGCCCGGCACGTCGCCGCCACCCAGCCCCGCGCCCTCGGCCAGCAGGGAGTCCATGCTAAAGTGGAAGTCGCGGCTCTGCAGGGCGTCCCCTTGAAGGCCAAACTTGCGCAGGGGCCCGGGCGTGTTGGCGGTACTCAGGGGCTCGTCCCCCAGCAGGTCGTGCTCAGAGCTCTCCTCGTTGCGCGTGCTCTCATCCGTCCGGCCCACCCCACTGTCCAGCTCCTGGCTGTTGCTCAAGCCTGGGCCCGCATCAGGGGCCCCTTTCTCCTCTTCGTTTCCAAGCTGGAGCTGGAAGATGAGCCCCGCTCAGTCTGGGACCCACCAGTGGGGGCGCCGTCGGGGGGAGGATGGAGATCGGAAGGGCTTTCGGGTCTGGTCCATCTCCTGCAGCCCCCCAAGCCCCTCCTtctgccctcctgcccaccctccccgccctccccaccaccgcccttcctccttcctcacctGCTGGGCAGGGGGGGATTTCAGCTTCCGCGCCCGCAGGTCCCCCTCGTTCTCAGAGCCACAATCGTCCAGGAAGTCGTCCCGGTCACTGTCCTTCCACCGCTTCGCCAGCTGCAGAGACAGGCCCGTGCTGTCCCCACTGCCTTAAGGGCCTCCGCAGACAATGACCCCACTTGCGTCGAGGTCCCAGCCCACTCAGCCATCAGAGGCCACAAAGGGAAATGGGCCTCGGACGCCCCCCCGCCCTCCACCAGTGCCAGGTTGTTGGCATGTTTGTGCCCTAGTCGGCAGCTTTCAAGACAGAAAGCCCCATGTCAGGGGACCCAGGACGCCCTACCAGGCACACACACCTGGCTCTCAGGCCGGGCCACCAGCAGGGAGATGTTGGTATTCTCCTCCTGGCTCAGGATGGCCACTGCCTCTTCCCGGTTCTGGACGTCCACACCATTTATCTGTGGCAGGCCAAGGGACAATCAACGAGGACACCAGGGCTGGCTCTGGGGCAGGCTCCAGTTGAGCTACAGGGGTCCCCTTGCAGGGAGCTCCGAAGCGAGCACCCTGGGCCAGGACAGGCTCTCGAGCGCTGGCAGGATGGAGACAAGTGGAAGGTGCCGGGGGCGAAGACAGCCTGGCCCACACAAGAGCGCACGTGCTCAGAGAGCGGCGTGGAGCAGGACACATGCTCACGTCTGGGGCACGGAGGGACAGGCTGCTAAGGGGCCCGAGCAGAGACGCCAGCAGAACCCACGGGCATACGGGAGCCACCCGCGTGGTTGTGCAGGAGGGAGATGAGTCCTAGCCCTGGTTTCAGGCATGGCGGGATGCCCGGCATCAGGCTGGGCTCTGAGCAGGAGAGAGCTAGAATTGGCTAAGGAGAGCTGGCGGGGCCTGCCTGCCCTGCTCACCTGGATGATGCGGTCTCCCTCGCGGATGCGGCCGTCTTTGGCTGCGATGCTGTTGGGATTCACCTGCAAGGCACGCGCATCGTGGGGACTCGGCCCCCTCCCTAAGGTGCCCGTCTGGTAGGAAGGGGCAGCCTCGCCTCAGAGGCCCCAGTGTGAACGGAGGGCTGATTTTTTGAGCATGGCAAAGTATGGGAAAGTACCCAGCACCTGCCAGACGGGTGGCGGAGAAGAACCCCTGTGATTACCAGGAGGGCTCCTGAAGGACGTGGCGGGAGAACAAAGCCTGGCCGGACCACATCCTGCCTTACCCCGCAAGGCCCCACTGTTCCACTACGGGCACAGGTCTCCTGGGGACGACTGCCTGGCTGGGCACACACCGAAGCCACTGGCTGCCCTGGCCTCGCCGGCTGGCAGCCTCCCTGTGACGCTAAGCTGGCTCCTTATGGGCCGCCTCAGAGCCCTGGGCAGCGTGGCAAGGCTGTGGGGATAGGATGGCATGGGAGTCTTCGTGTGCCTCAGCGCCTGCCACCGCGGTGCCCCGGCCCCCTCATAGGTGCTGTACAGATGGGCACCCAAGTCCAGCTGTCACGTCCCAGCACACAGGAAGGCACACGGAGCTCCACTGCCTTCTAGAAGATCCCAACCCCCCGTCCCGCCTTCATACCTCTCCAACATAGATGCCCAGGTCCTCCTCGTCATCCGTGCGGTAACAGACCATCAGGCCCAGCTTGTCCCGGTGGCTGGTTTTATACAGCTCCACCTCCTGCCACAAGGGGGATGGACAAACAGAGGGAGAAGCTGCAGGGACGGCAGCCTCGGCCCAGCCTCACCCCCCGGACCGTGTCACCTGAGCTGAGTTTCCAAAGGTCTCTCTTACCATCCCAAATGGCACGTGTGTCCTGTGGTGTCCCCTACCAGGAAATGCCCAAGACACACACAAGACACACAGGACGCACAGCATACAGACATGCGTGGGACACAGACTCACCAACACACACTGACAGAGGGACCTCACCCGTGCCCTCCCCCACTCAGCCCAATTTGGCCCTTGAGCCCTTGAGCCACGCGTGGGAAAGGGCCGCGAGGCCCAGCCGCCTGGGGGTTCAGGAGCCAGGCCTGAGCTGGGCTACAGACAGACGTCCCGGGGCTGGCGCCCAAGGCTGGCCACCAGCTCACCTCATACTCCAGCTCATCCATACGGTCTGCCTCCTGTGGGCCGCCCTCCATGAACTCCGCCGGGTCATAATACTCATGGCTGATGGGGGGGCTGCCCAGGAGAAGCGGGGCGTCAGGCCAGCCgtctgctcccctccctccctagcCCCGGCTCCCAGTGCGCTCAGCATGGAGCCCTGCTCTGGGTGCAACCTCGGGAGGCGGCGGCCCAGCTACCTCTTCTGCATCCCCTCCTTCTGAGCTACATGCATCTATGCAAAGAGCGGGAATACTTCTTGAACAGGAGCGTGAGGGCATCTGCACCGAGGACCCAGGCATGCCTAGctctccccgccccgccctgtCCCATCCCATCCCACCACATCCTGTCCTGTCCGCTAGCTCAGACTCCTCTAACCATGCCAGCCAGCAGGGACCGACTTCTCCAAACTGCGGATGCCCCTCCCACCTGGCACTGGCCCCACTCATGCAGTGCCCCCAGGAGTTATCCAGGCCCTGGAGGATTGCTGGGGAGCGGAAGAGGGCCCAGTCTCTCTCCGGGGGCGGCCCTCCTTGCCCCGAGGCTAAGCTTGGCTACTGCCAGCCCCGGGCCTACCTCTGTGGAGGAGGGGATCCCGGGACGACCTCCCTGCCGCCCGGGGTGAGTCTAGCGAAATGGGTCAGCGCTCACACAGTCGTGAGCCACGAGGCCCGGATGAGAGGCCCTTCTTCCGAGCGGGCCAAAGAAAGACGCCGAAGAGATGGAGAGAGTTCAGAGCAGGGAGAGGAATGGGACAGACAAGGATGCGAGAAGGTTCAAGGGCTGATGCTTGTGATGCAGAAGACGATGGGGcggcagaggaggaggaaggatggaggaggaggagccgaGGACCTCAGCCTTCCGGCAGCAAAGGTCCCGGGACGGTCCTCCCTCGGCCCTGGGGGTAGATGCAGTGGGGAGCCTGCGTGTCAGGACCCCCAGGCCCATTCACCAGCTGGTGTCCAGCCAGAGGCTAGAGGCCCGGAGATTCCTGAGCCCTGGAGGCCAAGGAGCCTGCTTCCTGCCCGGGGGCAGCCAGTCGGGGTCTCCCTGCCACGCCCAGAGCTGCGACAGTGTGGCCTCTGGGTGGCATGGGGCAGCCGCCCCAGGTGGTTTGCCCTCTCTGGAGGCAGGGCCCGGGGCCCTCCTGAGGGCGACTCACAGCTCAGACGGGACGTACGGCTCCAGGATGACCATGGGCGGGGTGGGTGGGCGCAGCTTGCCCAGCGCCATGATATGCTCGAAGGTGATGTCGGTCTGAGTGCCACTGTCCACCAGCTGCAGGTCGTGGGAGGAGCCATCCCCCCGGAGGCGGGGACTGCGTCTCAGCACCTGGATCACCAGGGGCTCCTTGGAGGCACGCAGGGCCTCCAGGGTCTGCTCCTGAGACAGCTTGGAGAGCTCCTTCCCGTTCACCTGCGGCAGAGACATGACATGTCCCCGTGAGGACCCGCTGAGGCCCTGCTTACCCCTGGGCACCCTCATTCCAGGTGAACCCCACTTCTCAGCCCTGCCCCCGCATGGAGCCTCGCCCTAGATCCCCTTCGGCCGTCCTCCTCCTTCAAGCAGCACTGAGGCCAGAGCTGGTGTGAGAAGATCACGGGGAGCCCCCTTGGCAATGACTGAGCATCTGCTGGGATCATCCAACATAtcaaggtgggagggagaccttGACTCCCTTCTGCCGACAGGAGTCGGTCAACAAATGGGTTCAGGTGGGAGAGTCCAGAAGAGCAAGAAGGCTCAGAGGAGGACAGGGTCTCTGTCCTCAAGGCAGCAACGACTcaccacagagaaaaggccaacACACACCGAGCCTAAGAGAGGTGCTGAGGAAGTGGCCCTTACAAGACCACTGTTGTCCCAGTCTTCAATTCTCACagtgccaccccctccccaggagtCTCCGGAGAAGGGGTTCTTCACAGAGATGCCCAATGCAATTGCAAAATCATGTCTTCCGGGCTGCAAGGAACAGGCCAGCCCTGGATGTCGTTCCAGGAAGACGGGCTGTCAAAGGAAAGCACAAGGAGTCCTAGGGACCCCTGGCCAGCCAGTGGCTCCTCTGATTCATGGAACCCAAATAATCACCTTGCTGCTACTTGGTTATGTCCTTGTAGATAGTAGTTTCAGTTTTTATGTTCCCCTCTCTGTAATCTTcgcatggtcagaaaagatttttttaatcaggtctgtctaattataaaaaaagacagtctcgttgtagaacatttgaaaaatacagaaaaccataaggaagaaaacaaaaatcacccaCCATCTCAGGGACGTAAAAGCTGTGAATGTGTTGGCATATTTCATTCTTGCTCTTTTTTCGATTTGTGACTGCAGGCGCCCCAAGGCCTGGAGCACGCCAGCCTGCGCGTGGACCATCCGTTGTGTGTTGGCTTGGTCCCTACTGTCCATCACTAgtggttttcaattttattataaagaaggTTGCAGAGACACATTTTTTGTATGTTCTGTACCTATTTTCTATGTATATCTTTGTGTAATCTATGGTTGTTATGTTAGAGAAATTTTCCAAAAGTGGAATTATTGGATCAAAGGGTATCAAGGAAACAGCTTGTCAAACAAGAAGGTATTAGTTGTAAGAATATGGTCAGCACAGCCCAAGAGGATCAGGACAGCCGGAGAGGCTGCAGTTATAAAGGAAAGAGGGAATGGAGGCCACGGGGCTGAGTGCATGGGAGAAAAGGGCTGGCTGCTGATGTGTATTTGGGGAGGCGTGTGAAGGGCGGACTGGCAAAGGCTGGGCACCAAGGGAATGTGAGGACTGGCCTTGAAGCCCTTAGCAGAGCCAAAACTGTCAAGAAATGCTTGAGGCAGCAAGCATTTGACACAGCCAGTATCGACCTTTCAATGGAACAAACTTACAACtaaatgaattttattaaaaacaaaggcaagaggcttccctggtggcgcagtggttgagaatctgcctgccaatgcaggggacacgggttcgagccctggtctgggaagatcccacatgccgcagagcaactaggcccgtgagccacaactactgagcctgcgcgtctggagcctgtgccctgcaacaagagaggccgcgacagtgaaaggcccgcgcaccgcgatgaagagtggccgccgctcgccgcaactagagaaagccctcgcacaaaaaacgaagacccaacacagcccaaaataaataaataaatttaaaaaaaaacaaaaaacaaaggcaaaagcaAACATGCATGTTCCTTATATAAACACCAATATTTAGCATTTAACTCAACCCTCACGATTcactaagaaaaggaaattcaataAAGTCGGGCAGATGTGACTACAGGAAAAACTACCTCCAACGAATCTGGCTGCTTTCAGAACTTTGGATAAAAGAGAAGTCAGTtttactgaaaccatttcctctaagatcaagaacaagacaaagttgtccactctcaccactactattcaacatagttttggaagttttagccacagcaatcagagaagaaaaagaaataaaaggaatccaagttggaaagaagaagtaaaactgtcactgttttcagacgacatgatactatacatagagaatcctaaagatgctaccagaaaactactagagctaatcaatgaatttggtaaagtaacaggatacaaaattaatgcacagaaatctcttgcattcctatacactaatgatgaaaaatctgaaagagaaattaaggaaacacttccat from Balaenoptera acutorostrata chromosome X, mBalAcu1.1, whole genome shotgun sequence includes the following:
- the PDZD4 gene encoding PDZ domain-containing protein 4 isoform X1 codes for the protein MGCNMCVVQKPEEQYKVMLQVNGKELSKLSQEQTLEALRASKEPLVIQVLRRSPRLRGDGSSHDLQLVDSGTQTDITFEHIMALGKLRPPTPPMVILEPYVPSELPPISHEYYDPAEFMEGGPQEADRMDELEYEEVELYKTSHRDKLGLMVCYRTDDEEDLGIYVGEVNPNSIAAKDGRIREGDRIIQINGVDVQNREEAVAILSQEENTNISLLVARPESQLAKRWKDSDRDDFLDDCGSENEGDLRARKLKSPPAQQLQLGNEEEKGAPDAGPGLSNSQELDSGVGRTDESTRNEESSEHDLLGDEPLSTANTPGPLRKFGLQGDALQSRDFHFSMDSLLAEGAGLGGGDVPGLTDEEYERYRELLEIKCHLENGNPLGLLFPRAAGGNGALDVNRNESVGHEMAVLEEELRHLEFKCRNILRAQKMQQLRERCMKAWLLEEESLYDLGAGEPKKHELSDISELPEKSDKDSTSAYNTGESCRSTPLLAEPLPESPLRRATAGGNSNLNRTPSGHPVAAHPKAAPPQGSPAKFRSLSRDPEVGRRQRSEERVRRGPKTGVTLERVGPEGSPYLSRRHRGQGQEGERYHSCVQLAPPRGLEELGHGALSLASGPRVGGAAAAAAATEAPRMEWKVKVRSDGTRYVAKRPVRDRLLKARALKIREERSGMTTDDDAVSEMKMGRYWSKEERKQHLLRAREQRRRREFMLQSRLECLREQSGDSRAELNIIALSHRKTMKKRSKKILDNWITIQEMLAHGTRSADGKRVYNPLLSVTTV